Proteins found in one Vagococcus carniphilus genomic segment:
- the manA gene encoding mannose-6-phosphate isomerase, class I codes for MLEPLFLQPVFQEKIWGGSKLKTEFGYPLEKDNIGECWAISAHPHGVCTIENGPYKGEKLDELWKKHPELFGHPKEEVFPLLTKILDAADDLSVQVHPDDLYGKEHEGELGKTECWYVISAEPGAEIIYGHHAKTKEELEKMINKGDWKHLLRRVPVKKGDFFFVPSGTIHAIGKGIMILETQQSSDTTYRVYDYDRKDDSGNLRELHIKQSLDVTTVPHIDPILNVKQINEGESSMTTFVESDYFNVYDWEISGIITTKRTAPYTLISVLDGFGYIYLNDDKEATEIKKGQHFILTSDVKKCRLEGQLRIIASEPGTKNR; via the coding sequence ATGTTAGAACCATTATTTTTACAGCCAGTATTTCAAGAAAAAATTTGGGGTGGCTCAAAATTAAAAACAGAGTTTGGATATCCATTAGAAAAAGATAACATTGGTGAGTGTTGGGCAATTAGTGCGCATCCTCATGGTGTATGTACTATTGAAAATGGCCCTTATAAAGGTGAAAAATTAGATGAATTATGGAAAAAACATCCTGAACTTTTTGGACATCCTAAAGAAGAAGTTTTTCCATTATTAACTAAAATTTTAGATGCTGCAGATGATTTATCTGTTCAAGTTCATCCAGATGATTTGTATGGCAAAGAACATGAAGGTGAACTAGGCAAAACAGAATGTTGGTATGTAATTAGTGCTGAACCTGGTGCTGAAATAATTTATGGACACCATGCAAAAACCAAAGAAGAATTAGAAAAAATGATAAATAAAGGTGACTGGAAACATTTATTAAGAAGAGTTCCTGTTAAAAAAGGCGATTTCTTCTTTGTTCCAAGCGGTACAATTCATGCTATTGGTAAAGGAATTATGATTTTAGAAACACAACAAAGTAGTGATACTACTTATCGTGTTTATGATTATGATCGAAAAGATGATTCAGGTAATTTGAGAGAATTACACATTAAACAATCACTTGATGTGACAACTGTTCCTCATATTGATCCTATTTTAAATGTGAAGCAAATTAATGAAGGCGAATCTAGTATGACAACTTTTGTTGAATCTGATTATTTTAATGTTTATGACTGGGAAATTTCAGGCATTATTACAACGAAAAGAACAGCTCCTTATACTCTAATTAGTGTATTAGATGGTTTTGGATATATTTATTTGAATGATGACAAAGAAGCGACTGAAATTAAAAAAGGACAGCATTTTATTTTGACATCAGATGTTAAAAAATGTCGTTTAGAAGGACAGTTAAGAATTATTGCTTCAGAACCTGGAACTAAAAACAGATAA
- a CDS encoding serine hydrolase domain-containing protein — protein MFEQTICYMEQLVNQKKIPGISYAFLTSKEIVKGKIGVKQQIPKVEEIDESTLYDMASLTKMICTNTIMLKLIESNKLSIDQPLNYYLPEFKDKQVTIRHLLTHTSGINPYIKNRNDLNKKDLKQAILKLHSDETRGSSVKYTDTGTILLGFLIEKIYEKNLHDVFQKEVLTPLKMTDSFFTGFDKERAAPTELTTTRGLIKGEVHDPKAFVLKEHCGSAGLFSTLDDTIKFTQMMLNKGKVAHDVFLNEKTILSLEQDYTNGNSKARSLGWDLIETNQNNLLYHTGYTGTFIMIDLKKQEAFIFLSNRVHPTDNREEYIELRNHLIEIYLNETTKR, from the coding sequence ATGTTTGAACAGACGATTTGTTATATGGAACAATTAGTTAACCAAAAAAAAATACCTGGAATCTCTTATGCTTTCTTAACATCTAAAGAAATTGTAAAAGGAAAAATTGGTGTGAAACAGCAGATACCTAAAGTAGAAGAGATAGATGAATCAACTCTTTATGATATGGCATCTTTGACTAAAATGATTTGTACAAATACTATTATGTTAAAACTGATTGAATCAAATAAACTTTCCATTGATCAACCACTTAATTATTACTTACCTGAATTTAAAGATAAACAAGTAACGATAAGACATTTGTTAACTCATACATCAGGAATTAATCCTTATATTAAAAATCGAAATGACTTGAATAAAAAAGACCTAAAACAAGCTATCTTAAAATTACACTCAGATGAAACTAGAGGAAGTAGTGTGAAGTATACAGATACGGGAACGATTTTATTAGGATTTTTAATTGAAAAGATATATGAAAAAAATCTTCATGACGTATTTCAAAAGGAAGTTTTAACGCCTTTAAAAATGACAGATAGTTTTTTTACTGGCTTTGACAAAGAAAGAGCAGCACCAACAGAATTGACTACTACAAGAGGTCTTATCAAAGGAGAGGTACATGATCCGAAAGCTTTTGTTTTAAAAGAACACTGTGGGAGTGCGGGGTTATTTAGTACATTGGATGATACGATTAAGTTTACTCAAATGATGTTAAACAAAGGAAAAGTAGCTCATGATGTTTTTTTAAATGAAAAAACCATTTTAAGTTTAGAGCAAGACTACACGAATGGAAATTCAAAAGCTAGATCACTTGGTTGGGATCTTATTGAAACAAATCAAAATAATTTACTATATCATACCGGTTATACAGGCACATTTATTATGATTGATTTAAAAAAACAAGAAGCATTTATTTTTTTATCAAATCGAGTTCATCCAACCGATAATAGAGAAGAATATATTGAATTAAGAAATCATTTAATTGAAATCTACTTGAATGAAACGACGAAGCGATAA
- a CDS encoding VOC family protein, with translation MGSFSLDPKTKLASVALKVRDFDRMVEFYRHVVGLNLINEENDMAIMGIGSKRKKLVGLIATPEGIEDSNTRTGLYHMTFVLPTRENLALFLKHLIILNYPIEGKSDHGYSESVYINDPEGNRLEFSWDKPKEEWPLLEGKINGVTKDLDIQKMLCRVKGTYSTIPEDTKVGHVHLSVLDLNESFKFYVDGLGFSIKDDDFAKTHFLTVNDYHHQIALNEWTPASQKSFARETDLGVDHITFDVAAFEALLELKEQLESLEIEFYFNKGKKIIGVNDPNGIQLWFMVLKK, from the coding sequence ATGGGAAGCTTTTCGTTAGACCCAAAAACTAAACTGGCATCTGTCGCGCTGAAAGTAAGAGATTTTGATAGAATGGTGGAATTTTATCGACACGTTGTAGGGTTGAATTTAATCAACGAAGAAAACGACATGGCTATTATGGGGATTGGAAGCAAGCGAAAAAAATTGGTTGGTTTGATTGCAACACCGGAAGGAATAGAGGATTCAAATACGCGTACAGGATTGTACCATATGACATTTGTCCTTCCAACAAGAGAAAATTTAGCATTATTTTTAAAACATCTTATTATACTTAATTATCCGATTGAGGGAAAAAGTGATCATGGTTATTCAGAGTCAGTTTACATCAATGATCCAGAAGGAAACAGATTGGAATTTAGTTGGGATAAACCAAAGGAAGAATGGCCACTTCTTGAAGGAAAAATAAATGGTGTTACTAAAGATTTAGATATTCAAAAAATGTTGTGTCGTGTAAAAGGAACTTATTCAACGATTCCAGAGGATACAAAAGTAGGGCACGTACATTTATCTGTCCTTGATTTAAATGAAAGCTTTAAGTTTTATGTGGATGGATTAGGATTTTCGATAAAGGATGATGACTTTGCGAAAACTCATTTCTTAACAGTTAATGATTATCATCATCAAATTGCTTTAAATGAATGGACACCAGCTTCTCAAAAATCGTTTGCTAGAGAAACTGATTTGGGAGTTGACCATATTACATTTGATGTAGCAGCATTTGAAGCTTTATTAGAGTTAAAAGAACAATTAGAATCGTTGGAGATTGAATTTTACTTTAATAAAGGGAAAAAAATTATTGGTGTTAATGATCCAAATGGAATCCAGCTTTGGTTTATGGTTTTAAAAAAATAA
- a CDS encoding ABC transporter ATP-binding protein, whose protein sequence is MSGPMNRGGHSTKGKVDKPKNFLKTTKRLMRYISKKVYLIILVFILAIISTVFQIRTPKILGEATTEIFKGLMVAKEQVLAGSKVDKIPINFDKIWSIILVVLGMYLASALFSLIQQFIMTRISQNTVYQLRKELKEKMSRVPISYYDTHTNGDIMSRAINDMDNISSTLQQSLTQLVTSIVMFFGVLIMMLSISWKLTLVAFITVPLSLVVTMIIAPKSQRFFANQQKTLGLLNNQIEETYGAHTIVKSFNHEDENIRMFEEQNEKLYQSGWKAQFISAMIMPMMNFIKNISYVFVAVIGGIQVANGQITIGNVQAFMQYTNQFAQPLGQMANLINTIQATIASAERVFEVIDENEMTDEQVIVSADISSDSEVSFQGVQFGYSPDSILMNNFNLEVEKGQKVAIVGPTGAGKTTLINLLERFYDVTGGHILYRNKDIRNLEREELRADFSMVLQETWLFTGTIFDNIKYGSEKATEEDVYKAARAAHADEFIRRLPKGYETILNEEASNISQGQRQLVTIARAFLANPQVLILDEATSSVDTRTEVLIQQAMDELLKNRTSFVVAHRLSTIRDADNIIVMDQGSIIETGNHNDLMKQNGFYADLYNSQFSGEIAI, encoded by the coding sequence ATGAGTGGACCAATGAATCGTGGAGGACATAGTACAAAAGGCAAGGTAGATAAACCTAAAAACTTTTTGAAGACAACTAAACGGTTAATGCGTTATATATCGAAAAAAGTTTACTTGATTATTTTGGTTTTTATCTTAGCGATTATCTCAACTGTTTTTCAAATTAGAACACCTAAAATATTAGGTGAGGCAACAACTGAAATTTTTAAAGGATTGATGGTTGCTAAGGAACAGGTTTTAGCTGGAAGTAAAGTAGACAAAATTCCAATTAATTTTGATAAAATTTGGAGCATTATTTTAGTTGTTTTAGGGATGTATTTGGCATCTGCTTTGTTTAGTTTAATTCAGCAGTTTATAATGACACGAATTTCTCAAAATACTGTTTATCAACTAAGAAAAGAGTTAAAAGAAAAAATGAGTCGAGTGCCTATTTCGTATTATGATACTCATACAAATGGAGATATCATGTCTAGAGCTATTAATGATATGGATAATATTTCGAGTACTCTTCAACAAAGTTTGACACAATTGGTTACCAGTATAGTGATGTTTTTTGGGGTTTTAATCATGATGTTAAGTATTAGTTGGAAATTGACATTAGTGGCATTTATTACTGTTCCACTTAGTCTAGTAGTGACAATGATTATAGCGCCAAAATCACAACGTTTTTTTGCGAATCAACAAAAAACATTAGGTCTTTTAAACAATCAGATTGAAGAAACTTACGGGGCTCATACAATTGTTAAAAGTTTTAATCATGAAGATGAGAACATCAGAATGTTTGAAGAACAAAATGAAAAATTATATCAATCTGGCTGGAAAGCGCAATTTATTTCAGCAATGATTATGCCAATGATGAATTTTATTAAAAATATCAGTTATGTATTTGTTGCTGTAATTGGAGGAATTCAAGTAGCGAATGGTCAAATTACAATTGGTAATGTACAAGCCTTTATGCAGTATACAAATCAATTTGCACAACCATTAGGGCAAATGGCTAATTTGATAAATACAATACAAGCGACAATTGCTTCTGCAGAAAGAGTGTTTGAAGTAATTGATGAAAATGAAATGACGGATGAACAGGTCATAGTTTCAGCAGATATTTCCTCTGATTCAGAAGTTTCTTTTCAAGGTGTTCAATTTGGCTATTCACCAGACTCAATTTTGATGAATAATTTTAATTTAGAAGTTGAGAAAGGTCAAAAAGTTGCAATTGTTGGACCGACGGGAGCAGGAAAGACAACGTTAATCAATTTATTAGAACGTTTCTATGATGTAACTGGTGGGCATATTCTTTACCGAAATAAAGACATTAGAAACTTAGAAAGAGAAGAGCTTCGAGCTGATTTTTCAATGGTTCTTCAAGAAACTTGGCTTTTTACTGGAACCATTTTTGATAACATTAAATATGGAAGTGAAAAAGCAACAGAAGAAGATGTTTACAAAGCAGCAAGAGCCGCTCATGCGGATGAATTTATTAGGCGACTACCTAAAGGATATGAAACTATTTTAAATGAAGAAGCATCTAATATTTCACAAGGTCAACGACAATTAGTAACGATTGCTAGAGCCTTTTTAGCTAATCCACAAGTCTTGATTTTAGATGAAGCGACTTCAAGTGTAGATACAAGAACGGAAGTTTTAATCCAACAAGCAATGGATGAATTACTAAAAAATAGAACAAGTTTTGTTGTAGCACATCGTTTATCAACTATAAGAGATGCAGATAATATTATCGTGATGGACCAAGGATCAATTATTGAGACAGGTAATCACAATGACTTAATGAAACAAAATGGTTTTTATGCAGATTTATATAATAGTCAATTCAGTGGTGAAATTGCTATTTAG
- a CDS encoding ABC transporter ATP-binding protein yields MLKMIKRLSPLAVIGAVLFMVIQIVSDLFLPTLTSNIIDKGVTQGDTNYIIRIGMIMVGVSLIGITASVFNTLIATREAQKLGRKVRSEIYSKVEYSSNSEFEKIGTASLITRTTNDVNQVQMVTQMFLRLMINAPITLIGASILAYTRDPNLTKIFIYIIPALLVVVGTIMYFATPLFKSLQEKTDKLNLVFREGLTGVRVIRAFNQTGFEEKRFDTANRDYTQTAIKVNLLMSFLLPTITFIISITNVSIVWFGGHNIAEGTLEVGNMMAFMTYAMQILMSFIMMTMIFIFVPRAQASAVRINEVLDMENSIKDVKETENFKEEKSLAFEDVSFRYMGAEKSAISEVDFQAKSGETIAIIGGTGSGKSTLINMIPRFYDVEAGKILVNGIDIKKVNQVSLRDHIGFVPQKALLFTGTIRSNMQYGNESVTDEEIWKALEISQAKEFVEKLPDGLETKVEQGGSNFSGGQRQRLSIARALAKQADIYIFDDSFSALDFKTDAALRRALKESITEAIIIIVAQRISTVVDADTILVLDDGVMVGNGTHNELKKTNQTYQEIIQSQLREEEIA; encoded by the coding sequence ATGTTAAAAATGATTAAACGACTGTCACCTTTAGCTGTTATAGGGGCAGTTTTATTTATGGTTATTCAAATTGTTAGTGATCTTTTTTTACCAACATTAACCTCAAATATTATTGATAAAGGAGTCACACAAGGGGACACTAATTATATTATTCGCATTGGGATGATAATGGTCGGTGTTTCCTTAATAGGAATTACTGCATCTGTCTTTAATACGTTGATTGCTACAAGAGAAGCTCAAAAATTAGGAAGAAAGGTTCGTTCAGAAATATATTCTAAAGTTGAGTATTCTTCCAATTCCGAATTTGAAAAAATTGGAACGGCTTCTTTGATTACAAGAACAACAAATGATGTTAATCAAGTTCAGATGGTGACGCAAATGTTTTTAAGATTAATGATTAATGCTCCTATCACACTAATTGGAGCTAGTATACTTGCTTACACAAGAGATCCTAACTTAACAAAAATATTTATTTATATTATTCCAGCATTATTAGTAGTAGTTGGAACAATTATGTATTTTGCGACACCTCTATTTAAAAGTTTACAAGAAAAAACAGATAAATTAAATCTTGTTTTTCGTGAAGGGTTGACAGGTGTTCGAGTTATTAGAGCATTTAATCAAACTGGTTTTGAAGAAAAACGGTTTGACACGGCCAATAGAGATTACACTCAAACTGCCATTAAAGTAAATCTGTTAATGAGTTTTTTACTACCGACAATTACGTTTATCATTAGTATTACCAATGTTTCAATTGTTTGGTTTGGAGGACATAACATAGCAGAAGGAACTCTTGAAGTTGGGAATATGATGGCTTTTATGACATATGCTATGCAAATTTTGATGAGTTTTATTATGATGACAATGATTTTTATTTTTGTTCCAAGAGCACAAGCTTCAGCAGTTAGAATTAATGAAGTATTAGATATGGAAAATAGTATTAAAGATGTAAAAGAAACTGAAAACTTCAAAGAAGAAAAATCATTAGCGTTTGAAGATGTCTCATTTAGGTATATGGGGGCTGAAAAATCAGCTATATCTGAAGTTGATTTTCAGGCTAAGTCAGGAGAAACCATTGCAATTATTGGTGGAACGGGCTCAGGAAAATCAACTCTAATTAATATGATTCCAAGGTTTTACGATGTGGAGGCTGGAAAAATTTTAGTGAACGGAATAGATATAAAGAAAGTTAATCAGGTTTCATTAAGAGATCATATCGGTTTTGTTCCACAAAAAGCTTTATTGTTTACTGGAACTATTAGATCGAATATGCAATATGGCAATGAATCAGTGACTGATGAGGAGATTTGGAAAGCATTAGAGATTTCTCAAGCTAAAGAATTTGTTGAAAAACTACCTGATGGCTTAGAGACAAAGGTAGAACAAGGTGGTTCTAACTTTTCTGGTGGTCAACGTCAGAGATTAAGTATTGCTAGGGCATTAGCCAAACAAGCTGATATTTACATTTTTGATGATTCTTTTTCAGCCTTAGATTTTAAAACAGATGCAGCGTTAAGAAGAGCATTAAAGGAATCTATTACAGAAGCTATTATTATTATTGTGGCCCAAAGAATTAGTACGGTTGTTGATGCTGATACAATTTTAGTTTTAGATGATGGAGTTATGGTAGGAAATGGAACTCATAACGAACTCAAGAAAACGAATCAAACGTATCAAGAAATTATTCAGTCACAATTAAGAGAGGAGGAAATCGCATGA
- a CDS encoding TetR/AcrR family transcriptional regulator: MPTATFFRLEEEKQEKIIRAAKKEFSEVPIHEASIANIIKNAEIPRGSFYQYFTGKEDLFYYLFDFVRKNPEEHFLNCLKEEEGDIFKTFHRFFPLFAKEVFEGEDSLFLRNIFLHMNHKSSVKFMSNEMNEEEKEAHLTHMRNHRKDSIITFKKIMSTIDKEKLKIETEKEISILFRQLWFMVLNTINEGYRMKCSKEDFILDDLVSEFNMKINWLEHGVSKQ, encoded by the coding sequence ATGCCAACAGCTACATTTTTTAGATTAGAGGAAGAGAAGCAAGAAAAAATTATAAGAGCAGCCAAAAAAGAATTTTCTGAAGTTCCAATTCATGAAGCTTCTATTGCGAATATCATTAAAAATGCTGAAATTCCAAGAGGGAGCTTTTACCAGTATTTTACTGGTAAAGAGGATTTATTTTATTACCTGTTTGATTTTGTAAGAAAAAATCCAGAGGAACACTTTTTGAATTGTTTAAAGGAAGAAGAAGGTGATATTTTTAAAACATTTCATCGTTTCTTCCCATTGTTTGCTAAGGAAGTTTTTGAAGGAGAAGATTCTTTATTTTTAAGAAATATTTTCTTACATATGAATCATAAAAGTTCAGTTAAATTTATGTCAAATGAGATGAACGAGGAAGAAAAGGAAGCTCACTTAACTCATATGAGAAATCATCGAAAAGATTCTATTATTACGTTCAAAAAGATCATGTCAACTATTGATAAAGAAAAATTGAAAATCGAAACGGAAAAAGAAATTAGTATTCTTTTTCGACAACTTTGGTTCATGGTTTTAAATACAATCAATGAAGGTTACCGAATGAAATGTAGTAAGGAGGATTTTATTTTAGATGATTTAGTCAGTGAGTTTAATATGAAGATAAACTGGTTAGAACATGGTGTTTCAAAGCAGTAA
- a CDS encoding NAD(P)/FAD-dependent oxidoreductase, with the protein MNQNIYDITIIGGGPAGLFAGFYAGMRNAKTKIIDVLPDLGGQLALLYPEKLIYDVAGFPSVKAQDLVDSLIKQIEPFKHSVCLEEEVLSFEKKEDYFVLTTNKETHYSKSIIIAAGNGSFQPRRLNLEGHEELENKQLHYYIKDMNLFSNKDVTLLGGGDSAVDWALMLEDIASSVTLIHRRPQFRAHEHSVEKLMASSVIVKTPFVLDALNQENNQLKSLTIRNPKEDIEEIIPTDNLIVNYGFSSSLGPIKKWPLDFKGSSILAKSNTETSIPGVFAVGDISTYEGKVKLIATGFGEAPTAVNNAIHFINPNERLQPMHSTSLYE; encoded by the coding sequence ATGAACCAAAATATATATGATATTACCATCATTGGTGGAGGACCAGCTGGATTATTTGCTGGTTTTTATGCAGGCATGAGAAATGCTAAAACGAAGATAATTGATGTTTTACCAGATTTAGGCGGACAATTAGCACTACTCTATCCTGAAAAACTCATCTATGATGTAGCAGGTTTTCCATCTGTTAAAGCTCAAGATTTAGTTGATTCTTTAATCAAGCAGATTGAACCTTTCAAACATTCTGTTTGTTTAGAAGAAGAAGTTTTATCATTTGAAAAGAAAGAAGACTATTTTGTTTTAACCACAAATAAAGAAACTCATTATTCCAAATCAATTATTATTGCAGCTGGGAATGGCTCTTTCCAACCTCGACGACTGAATTTAGAGGGGCATGAGGAACTTGAAAATAAACAACTACATTATTACATAAAAGATATGAATCTTTTTTCAAATAAAGATGTTACCCTTTTAGGAGGAGGAGATTCCGCGGTAGACTGGGCATTGATGTTAGAAGATATCGCTTCTTCTGTGACTCTTATCCACCGTAGACCACAATTTAGAGCTCATGAACATAGTGTTGAAAAACTAATGGCTTCTTCTGTCATAGTAAAAACACCATTTGTTTTAGACGCTCTGAATCAAGAGAATAATCAATTAAAATCACTAACTATTCGAAATCCAAAGGAGGATATTGAAGAAATTATCCCTACTGATAATTTAATTGTTAATTATGGTTTTTCATCATCTTTAGGTCCCATCAAAAAATGGCCTCTTGACTTTAAAGGATCTTCTATTTTGGCTAAATCTAATACCGAGACTTCAATTCCTGGTGTTTTTGCTGTTGGAGATATTAGTACCTATGAAGGCAAAGTTAAATTAATTGCAACTGGATTTGGTGAAGCTCCTACGGCAGTGAATAATGCTATCCACTTTATCAACCCTAATGAGAGACTTCAACCAATGCATAGCACTAGCCTTTACGAATAA
- a CDS encoding phosphatidylglycerophosphatase A family protein, translating into MIVKKETLRESAKNLLNQRGITLDDMADLVYFLQSSYVEDLTLDTCRENIEAVLEKREVQNAIVTGIQLDILAEEGKLLQPLQEILETDESLYGIDEIMALSIVNVYGSIGFTNYGYIDKVKPGILAKLNSHEEGKVHTFLDDIVGAIAAAAASRLAHSKPN; encoded by the coding sequence ATGATAGTAAAAAAAGAAACACTTAGAGAAAGTGCTAAGAACTTATTAAATCAACGAGGAATAACACTTGATGATATGGCTGATTTAGTCTATTTTCTACAAAGTAGTTATGTAGAAGATTTAACTCTAGATACATGCCGTGAAAATATCGAAGCTGTTTTAGAAAAAAGAGAAGTTCAAAATGCTATTGTTACAGGAATTCAATTAGATATTTTAGCTGAAGAAGGAAAACTTCTTCAACCTCTTCAAGAAATTCTTGAAACAGATGAGAGTCTATACGGAATTGATGAAATTATGGCTTTATCGATTGTTAATGTTTATGGCTCTATTGGTTTTACAAACTATGGCTACATTGATAAAGTAAAACCTGGAATTTTAGCTAAACTAAATTCCCATGAAGAAGGAAAAGTTCATACATTTTTAGATGACATCGTTGGAGCTATCGCTGCAGCTGCTGCAAGCCGATTAGCTCACTCTAAACCAAACTAA
- a CDS encoding TIGR01906 family membrane protein — protein MIRLKGYGEVLLLILFFLTLAITLTINAKWLYLVDIKMLDILDYVDLSKHELVKNYDQLMRYLNFFWVNPLKMTDFPVSESGALHFFEVKRLFQINYLVFGLTIVPSFILLKNKIKHSTLWLLVRPFSYLLVALVALIIFMALAFDTFFVKFHEIFFNNDAWVFNPMTDPVILVLPQDYFMHCFILFFILFVLFISLLIYFGKRQLKTTKKRENP, from the coding sequence ATGATACGCTTAAAAGGGTACGGAGAAGTATTATTACTTATTTTATTTTTTCTTACATTAGCGATTACCTTAACGATAAATGCTAAGTGGTTATATTTAGTTGATATTAAAATGCTAGATATTCTTGATTATGTTGATTTATCAAAACATGAATTAGTCAAAAATTACGATCAATTAATGAGATATTTAAACTTTTTTTGGGTTAATCCTTTAAAGATGACTGATTTTCCAGTTTCAGAAAGTGGTGCACTTCATTTTTTTGAAGTCAAACGTTTATTTCAAATTAACTATCTCGTTTTTGGGTTGACTATAGTACCAAGTTTTATTTTATTAAAAAATAAAATAAAACATTCAACTTTATGGTTATTAGTTCGACCATTTTCATATTTATTAGTAGCTCTAGTAGCGTTAATCATTTTTATGGCATTAGCTTTTGATACTTTTTTTGTTAAATTTCATGAGATATTTTTTAATAATGATGCATGGGTATTCAATCCAATGACTGACCCGGTTATCTTAGTTTTACCACAAGATTATTTTATGCATTGTTTCATTTTGTTTTTTATCCTTTTTGTTTTATTTATTAGTTTACTTATTTACTTTGGTAAAAGACAATTGAAGACAACAAAAAAAAGAGAGAATCCTTAA
- a CDS encoding TIGR01457 family HAD-type hydrolase, translating to MTYKGYLIDLDGTIYLGDTPIEAGKRFVESLQERKTPFLFVTNNTTKTPAAVQEKLANHFDIHVSKETVYTATLATIDYMKDKALGDKVYVVGESGLKDGIKDAGFKLDEEKPDYVVVGLDSEITYEKLIVATLAIQNGAHFIGTNPDKNIPTHRGLLPGAGSLIALLETSTQSKAVIIGKPEGIIMDKALDKLNLTKKDVVMVGDNYETDIKAGINNGIDTLLVLTGFTKKEDVAELPVAPTYVVDSLDDWSF from the coding sequence ATGACGTATAAAGGTTATTTAATAGATTTAGATGGTACTATTTACTTAGGTGATACACCTATAGAAGCAGGTAAAAGATTTGTAGAATCATTGCAAGAGAGGAAAACCCCCTTTTTATTTGTAACAAATAACACAACGAAAACACCTGCAGCAGTCCAAGAAAAATTAGCCAATCATTTCGATATTCATGTATCAAAAGAAACCGTATATACTGCGACATTAGCTACAATAGATTACATGAAGGATAAGGCCTTAGGGGATAAAGTATATGTTGTGGGAGAGTCAGGTCTAAAAGATGGCATTAAAGATGCTGGTTTCAAGTTAGATGAAGAAAAACCTGACTATGTTGTTGTAGGATTAGACTCTGAAATTACTTATGAAAAATTAATTGTAGCAACATTGGCTATTCAGAATGGAGCTCATTTTATTGGAACTAATCCAGATAAAAATATCCCTACTCATAGAGGCTTATTACCAGGCGCAGGTAGCTTAATTGCTCTACTAGAAACTTCGACTCAATCAAAAGCAGTTATTATTGGCAAACCTGAAGGCATCATTATGGATAAAGCGTTAGATAAACTTAATCTAACTAAAAAAGATGTTGTGATGGTAGGCGATAACTATGAAACTGATATTAAAGCAGGGATTAATAATGGCATTGATACATTACTTGTTTTAACAGGATTCACTAAAAAAGAAGATGTAGCTGAATTACCTGTTGCTCCAACGTATGTTGTCGATTCTTTAGATGATTGGTCATTTTAG
- a CDS encoding YutD family protein translates to MTEEIKETSTTEEVIEIEEEVDEVLQEMLANYNPESFPLANGTYKLVKNYRDGFDYETLIKRYNSVLEKYDYIVGDWGYDQLRLKGFFMDDFKGAPLDAKISTLEDYLYEYCNFGCAYFVIQQTGEFKRRGRTSQGPNKKNNKPKNKAYTDEKKFNPNKKNKKPKFKGKNNNQQQAPKKAKEATPSKHQFTIRKKEAE, encoded by the coding sequence ATGACTGAAGAAATAAAAGAGACATCTACAACAGAAGAAGTCATCGAAATTGAAGAAGAAGTAGATGAGGTCCTACAAGAGATGCTTGCTAATTATAATCCTGAAAGCTTTCCTTTAGCTAATGGTACTTATAAATTAGTAAAAAATTATCGAGATGGATTTGATTATGAAACATTAATTAAAAGATATAACAGTGTTCTTGAAAAATATGATTATATTGTAGGAGATTGGGGATATGATCAACTTCGTTTGAAGGGCTTTTTTATGGATGATTTTAAAGGAGCACCATTAGATGCTAAAATCAGCACTTTAGAAGATTATTTATATGAATATTGTAATTTCGGCTGTGCTTATTTTGTCATTCAACAAACTGGTGAATTTAAACGTCGTGGACGAACAAGTCAAGGTCCAAATAAGAAAAATAACAAACCTAAAAATAAAGCTTATACGGATGAAAAAAAATTCAATCCTAATAAGAAAAATAAAAAACCGAAATTTAAAGGGAAAAATAATAATCAACAACAAGCTCCGAAAAAAGCGAAGGAAGCAACACCTTCTAAGCATCAATTTACGATAAGAAAAAAAGAAGCAGAATAA